The Desulfuromonadaceae bacterium genome includes the window AAGTTGTTGACTCATGTCATTATTGCAGTCACACGTCTGCAGAATCGTGAGTCACTTTTTCAAACGCACATTTGACCGCCTGACGTAACTCTTCCTCATCGCCCGGACGGATCGGCTTGAGGGCGTGGTAGAAAATTCCCTCACTGCGCGCCTTGCGAATTAATGCTAAGGGGAGTTCGCTGGCAACCAGAATGATGGTCAGATTGCGGTTACACTTTTTAAGGATCGGAATTAATTCAGTTGCCAATAATTCATCAAAGCGGGGGCTAAGCAGGACAACCTGGGCGGTTTTTTTAAGGATCCCGTAAAGAGCTCCCGCCGCTGAGTTGGGCACAGATACTTGATAACCCGCTTTGATGAATAGATCTGCCATACGTTTTCTCGACAACACGTCTTCGTCTGCGATCAGTAATCCTGGCATGTGCATCATTGTTATTCTCCCACCCAAGGCCAGACGGTATTGGTTCACCCGACGTGTTGCGGTTAGCTCTTATTGACCGTTGTTTTTGCTTCTTTGGAGAACAATCCCCTGATCAAACCGAAAAAAAGAATCATCGCCGGAATTAATTGGGACACAACGATCAATGCAAAGAATCCAATGAAAAAATAAGTCAGAATTCCTGTTTCTCCTTCTGGTGTACCAGCTGCGGCATAAGCGGCTGAAGCTGATCCAGCCATCATCGTTGCCATCATTCTCAGTGTTTTCATAACGGCCTCCTTCTCGGGTTGTTGAACATATTCCGTCGCCGGAGATTCTTGCTCCGGCTTTGAGTAAGGACTTGTGCAGGATTTGAACCAAAATTTGAAAAACTTAATAAAAAGCGCAATTAGCTGTTTTTTAAGGATTTATTCAATGGTCATAAAATGGAACGCGATTCAGAAAAGATGCAGGTGTATAAATAAAATATGCGTCTGGAAGTGGCCGGTTGCCACGTTTGAGCGGGAAATGCTTATAACTTGCTGAAAATAAATACGTTTTTTTAAGCATATAAAAAATAATAAAAATATACGGTATGTATAAATATTACATATATGCAGGAAGGTGGGTGTCTGTGAGAAAGATTTGTGCGGCTGCTATCGATGAATGGACGGACAGCTACCGACACCGGATAGAATGTAACACAGCGCAATATTGATGGCGTTTTACGGGGCTGGCTGCTGTCTGGCCCGGTAAAAAAGTAAAAGCGAGATATTACCTCACTACCCGAGCATTGATGCTGATCCCCTGTTTTTTGAGCATCGCCTGAAAATTCGTCCGCAGCATTCCGACCTCCTCTGCGGCCTTGGTGATATTCCAGTCGTTGCGATCCATGGCATTGAGGAGGAATGCTCGCTCCAACGGCAGAACCGCTTGTTCACGCAGCAATTGTTTGCGTTCCTTGAGTTCATTGGCATCCAGCGGAACAGTTCCGGAAACGTCCGTTGCCACGACAACGCGATTATCATTGTCCTCCGGGATCTCCAGATCCTGACACTGAATAAGGTCAGATTGGGTCAGGACCACGGCCCGTTCAATAATGTTTTCCAGCTCGCGCACATTGCCGGGGAAGTCGTACTGTTCCAGCCGTTTGCAGACATCAGGGCTGAACCCTCTTATCTCTTTTCCGTTTTCTTCAGCAAAACGTCTGAGAAAATGGCTTGCCAACAACATCAGATCCGCGCGGTGTTCACGTAATGCAGGGAGTTCAATGGGGATAATATTAAGCCGAAAAAACAGATCCTCACGGAAAGTGCCCTGCTTGACCATCGCCCGCAGGTTGGCATTGGTGGCGGCAACCAGGCGAATGTCAATAGCGACCAACTCTGTTCCACCGAGGGGGGTAATGACGCGTTCTTGCAGCACGCGCAGTAATTTAGCTTGTGTCGTCAGGCTGATATTGCCGATCTCGTCGAGCAGCAGTGTGCCCCCTTCGGCGACTTCAAACAAGCCTCGTTTGGTTTGTGTTGCTCCGGTAAAGGAACCTTTCACATGCCCAAATAATTCACTTTCGAGCAAGCTTTCTGCCAGAGAAGTGCAATCGATCGCAACAAACGGATGTGAACGTCTGGGGCTGTGGGTGTGAATCGCGCGTGCGACCAGCTCTTTGCCGGTACCACTTTCTCCGCTGATTAATACCGTGCTGTCGGTCGGAGCCACTTGCAGGATACGTTGATAAAGCCGTTTCATTTGGCGGCTGTTGCCGATCAGGCGATCGAAACCGCCGGTTTCAGTCATCTCGCGTCGCAGACAAATATCGTCGATCAGTACCGCTCTGCTTTCAATGGCGTTCTTGATCTTGTCGATTAATTCCTCGTTGGTAAATGGTTTGGCCAGATAATCCGTCGCACCGTTTTTAATTGCCTCCACAGCATTTTCTATCGCGGCGTAACCGGTAATCAGCACTACCGGGAGTTCCGGCTGACAGTTGCGGATCGCCTTCAATACATCAAGACCGCTCATTCCGGGCATCTTAAGATCGGTGACCAGGAGCCTGAACTGTTTTTGCTGTAAACGATCGAGAGCGGCACGACCGTTGCTGACCGCTTCTACTTCGTACCCTTGCGCAGAAAGAATGCGTATCAATCCTTTGCGAATGACCGCATCATCATCGGCAACCAGAATCGTATCAATTTCGCCATTCATATTGCCTCGCATTGTGAAGATTCAGACTGTCGAAAGTGTGGCTGGGTTGTTGCCAATGTCACTGCTGTGCGGAAAGACTTGTTCCAATGACTCCTCGTTGTCGAGAAAAAACTGTTCATCAGCATGAGCGATGGTGTGAATTGGCAACTCAATAGTAAACACAGTCCCCTGATCAACAACGCTTTCAACCGCCACCTGACCACCGTGGTTCTGGATAATCCCGTAAGAGACGGAAAGGCCGAGTCCCGTTCCTGCCACACCGTTCAGTTCCTGATTCTTCGTCGTGAAGAATGGATCAAAAATCCTGCCCAGATTCTCTTCGGGAATCCCATGCCCGGTGTCAGCGATCGTAGTAATGAGTCGGTCACGTTTTAAATCGGTGCAAATGGCAATTTTCAGGCATCCGCCCTGCGGCATTGCGTGACAGGAATTGACCAGCAAGTTAATAAAAACCTGTTCCACTTGATTCGGATCAACGTCAATTTCAGGCAAGTCAGCACTGTAGTCGCGCTCAATTAATATATTGTTAACTTCAGCATGGTGCTTCACCAGTGATACGGTTTGTTCCATGATATGCACCAGGGATCGGGGTTGTTTTTCAGGGATTGATGTTCGCGAAAAGTCAAGCAGACGCTTAACAATATCGGCACATCGCTTTGTCTCATGCACTATGGTGAGAGCGTCATCGCGCTGCATTGCATCGAGTCGCGGATCAGCAGAAAAAATGTTGGCAAACATCAGGATGCCGGTCAGTGGATTATTGATTTCATGGGCGATACCAGCGACCAGCTGCCCCAGCGAGGCGAGTTTTTCAGATTGCACCAGTTGATCGCTGACCTTGGCGATTTCCTTGGTCCGTTCCAGCACTTTTGCTTCGAGTGTCTCAGTCAGTTCGCTGTATTCATCGCGGGATTGTTTCAAGTTAGCTGTCATATCGTTAAATGCATCAGCAAGCTCGCCAATTTCGTCGTTCGACTGCAGGCTGATGTGACTGTCGAGTTCCATGTTGGAAACTTTGCGCGCATGCAAAAGAAGATTATGTACCGGGCTGACGACCATGCTCTGTGTCATCCAGCTCAGACAAACAATCACCAGCATCAACAAGGCGACACCAAAGGTAGCAATACTGTTGCGGTAGGCGCTCTCCTGCACGCCGGTTTTGGCCAGTGAACCCTGGATTTCGAGAAAACCAAGGGTCGTGGTGTCTGCTTGATGGACATGACAGCTTGCTGTGTAACAGGTCGGTTTGTTTTCGATTTTTGTTGTGACACTGAGAATTTTTACGCCACTGTCGGTTTCGAAAATTTTTCTGCTGTCGTTGTGAAAAAGAAATTCGTCACTGTAGATGTCGATGTCATCATCATGGTATGTGTTGGTCGTATAAATCGGGTTTCCAATTTCTTGCTCGGTGGTGGAAAAATGGATCAGTCCGTCGTTGCCGATAAGGCGGATCCGTTCAATTTTTTCATGGGAACAGACTTCAGTCATTATCTCATAGACGCGCTGCCGATTGTCTTCCAGCATCTGAAAGTGTGTTGTGTGCAGGATAATTTCACTGATTGTCTCAATATCATCCTTGGCATCGTTTAAAAAAATTTTGCTGAGTGTTTTAAGGTTGAAAAAAGCAAAAATTGAGATGGTGATGAGCAGCACGACGCCGGTGCGAAAGGTAAATTTGCTGATAATGCTTTGACGAAGAGTCTTGAAGAGCGCCATGTCCAGCAATCTCGCAACCTTCATAAATGGGGTCGAGGGTCGGGGGCACCCCCCAGCCAAACGGTCTTGCACATAAAACCTGCATCTCACCTTCGTCGTAACGAAACAATTTCAGTAGAATTTTGTGTTAATTTCTTTTAATTGTATATACTAAGGTGTAATTTTTGTCAAAGATTTGTTTCCAACTGAATAAAGAACAGGAATATCTCGAAAAATTCTGGTTATTACCTCAAGTTTCTCAGCTGTGCCCGGAGCAACGCGTTTTTTTCAGCGATAAATTCGGACCATCATCCCTTGATTGACATGCGTCGTCGCTGTTGCTAAATTGAGCGGCATTTAAGTAAACTGACGGGGAACTCAAAAAATTCATGGAACAGATTTTTGTCAAAATTTCAATTATGCTCGTTCCGGCGCTGTTGGCGGTGACCGTGCACGAGGTGATGCACGGCTTTGTTGCCGACAAACTGGGCGATCCGACGGCGCGCTTACTGGGACGTCTGACGCTTAATCCGATCAAACATCTTGACCCGATCGGCACCGCTGCGTTGCTTTTTTTCGGCTTCGGCTGGGCACGCCCGGTGCCGGTGAATTTTGCTAATCTGCGTCGCACCAAACATGACATGGTCTGGGTCGCGCTCGCTGGACCGTTGTCGAATCTGGCGCTGGCACTGGCATGTGCCCTGGTGCTGCGCGGTCTGGCATTGCTGGTCTCTGCCACGGCGATCATGGAAACTGTCATCGGGGCATCGATTGAACCGCTGGCATTGATGGCCGCTTTTGGTCTTTATATCAATTTGATTCTTGCGGTCTTCAACCTGATCCCGTTGCCACCGCTTGACGGCGGGCGGGTTATGGTCGGGCTGTTGCCACCGCAACAGGCCGCCGCACTGGCGCGGGTCGAGCCGTTCGGATTCGTCATTATTCTCTTTCTGATTTTTTTCACCAAGGGGTGGGAACTGGTGCTGTCGCCGATTATCTCTTTTTTGGTAACCCTTTTCGCTGGCCCGCAAGCCTATGTCGTGCATCAGGCGATGTCGTTCCTTTTTGCCCAGGGGTGATCATGGCGGGCTACGAGGTTAAGCTTGATCAGTTTGAGGGTCCGCTCGATTTGCTGCTGCACCTGATCCGAAAACATGAGATGGACATTTGCAATATCCAGATGGTTGAGATCACCAAACAATATCTGGCATATATTGCATCGTTCAAAGAGCTGAATCTTGATCTGGCTGGCGAGTTTCTGCTGATGGCGGCGACCCTGCTGCATATTAAATCGAAGCTGCTGCTCCCGGTCAGTGATGACGCTGAAGATGAAGAGGGGGAAGAGGACGACCCGCGCGCCGAACTGGTGCGGCGGTTGCTTGAATACCAGAAATATAAGGATGCGGCCAATACTCTCAACGAACGTCCGCTGCTTGATCGCGATGTCTTTACCCGGTCGTTGCCGTCGTTCGCTGCCAGCGAGACGGAGAGTGAGGAACTGGTGCCGGTCGGGTTGTTCGAACTGGTTGCGGCGATGCAGGAACTACTGTCCCGCAGTGGCGCACCCCTCGCTCACGAAATTGATGTTGAACGGTTGTCCGTCGCCGAGAGTATCAATCTGATTATGGAACGTCTGGAGGGGCGGGAGAGCGTTTCTTTTGCCGAGCTCTTTACCGGCAAGCCGCGGCGCCAGGATGTGGTCGTCAACTTTTTGGCGACCCTGGAACTGGTCAAGCTGCGGTTGCTGCGTATCATGCAAAATACCCGCTGTGGCACCCTTTGGCTCTTTGGCATCAGTGGCGAGGATGATGGAGGTAGCACGACGGAGGACGGACTTGACTACGCCTGATTTGAAAATGATCGTCGAAGCGCTTGTCTTTGCTGCCGATGTTCCGCTCAAGGTTGACCGGCTGATCTCATTGCTGGAGGTGGAACGCGCTGCACTAACGACGATTCTTGGTGAGTTGCAGGCTGACTATCAGAAAAGTGAACATGCGTTTGAACTGCTGGAGGTTGGCGGAGGCTATCAGTTTCGTACCCGCCCCGAACTCGCCGAATATGTCCAGCGTCTCGATCCGGGACGCGCTTTCAGGTTGTCGCGGGCGGCGCTGGAAAGTTTGGCGATTGTCGCCTATCGTCAGCCGATTACTCGTGCTGAGGTTGATTACCTGCGCGGTGTCGATTCTGGCCGCGTTGTCAAAACACTTTTGGAAAAGCGCCTGATTCGCATCCTTGGCAAAAAGGAAGTGCCGGGGCGTCCGTTGATTTATGGCACCTCGCGCGACTTTCTGGAGTTCTTCGGCCTGAAAGATCTGTCCGACCTGCCCTCACTCAAGGAGTTCAGTGAACTCACCCCCGACCAGCTTGCCGGGGGGCGTCAGCAGGAATTGGCAGTGCAGGACCCTGCGGAGCTTTCGCTCACATCAGTGACTGACTTGTCTGATTGACACATCCAGGGCAGTAGTCGTGTCCCTTAATTTGAACCCGGAATTGATTTTTTTATGCAACAGCGTCTGCAAAAACTTCTGGCCCAGACCGGCTTGGCCTCACGTCGTGAAGCGGAAAAATGGATTGAAAGCGGTCGAGTCATGCTTAACGGTGCCGTTGCCTCTATCGGGATGTCCGCCGATCCGGCTGTTGACGAGATCGTCGTTGATGGTCGGCCCCTGCCGCGCGCCGAACAGCACCGTTATCTCATGCTCAACAAACCGGTCGGTTATGTGACCACGATGAGCGATCCCGAGGGACGTCAGACAGTGCGCGAGCTGGTCACTGCCCTGCCGGAACGTCTCTATCCGGTCGGTCGACTCGATCTGACCACCGAGGGGTTGCTGCTGCTGACCAATGATGGCGATTTTGCCCAGCAGCTGGCGCACCCGCGGCATCAGATCGACAAAACCTATCTGGTGCGGGTGCGGGGGAAAGTCGATTATGCGATGCTCCGGCAGCTTGAAGTGGGGGTGATGCTCGAAGATGGCATGACCGCCCCCGCCAGGATCGGTGGTGTACGCTCCACCGGCAGTCATGGCTGGTTCAATTTGACGCTCCGCGAAGGGCGCAATCGTCAGGTGCGTCGCATGTGTGAAGCTGTCGGCTTTCCGGTCAGTCGGCTTAAGCGGACCAACTATGCGTTTTTAACCCTGGGCGACTTGGCGGAGGGCCAGTGGCGCGAACTGACCCGCGACGAAGTCGCCCGCTTGAAAAAGTTGGCTTATCGGGCATAATTGCGCCATCCGCCATTTATCAGTAACCTCGATTATCCTGAACCTTGGAGTAAAGCGATGCTTGAGCTTGATTATGACAATATGCTGGCTACCGCTGTTGGCGAAGAATATGGTATCGCGCCGACGGAACTTGCGGCACTGATGCCGCGCTGTGCGCGTATTCATGCTGACTTGATGGCGCGTCATGCTGCCGGTGAGTTGCCGTTTTACGATCTGCCCACCGACCAAGCCATGCTGACAACGGTGCAAAAGCTGGCGGATGAACTCCGGGGGCGCTTTGAAAATGTTGTCGTTCTCGGTATCGGTGGATCGGCGCTCGGGACAACGGCAGCATTTCGGGCGCTTGGTGCTTTGCACCATAATTTACTTTCCAGAAAAAAGCGGGGTGGAGCTCCGCGCCTTTTCGTTCAGGATAATGTTGACCCTGCCGGGTTCGGGGCCACGTTGGAGTTGCTTGAGCCGCACGAAACGCTTTTTCTTGTAATCAGCAAGTCGGGAGCGACGGTTGAAACCGGGAGTCAGTTTGCCATTGCGCGTCACTGGGTTGAAGAGCATCAGGGGGACGCGTGGCAGGATCATTTTGTATTGATTACTGACCCGGAGCAGGGAGCGTTGCGGCGCCTGGCCAATGACAGCGGGATGCGCTCCTGTGCGATCCCTTCCGGCGTCGGTGGGCGCTTCACTGTGTTTACCCCGGTTGCACTGTTGCCACTGGCTCTGGCCGGGGTCGATATTGCCGCGTTACTGGCCGGTGCGGCGGAATTCATGACGCAGGCGATGGATGCCGATCTGCTGGCGAATCCGGCTTACCTGAACGGGGCGTTGCAGTATCTTGCTTATCAGAAGGGGCTGCGCATTTCGGTGATGATGCCGTACAGTGATCGACTGCGCGATGTGGCAGACTGGTACCGTCAGCTGTGGGCCGAAAGTCTCGGTAAGCGTCAATCGTTGACCGGGGAGGAGGTTTTTGTCGGGCCGACACCGATCAAGGCCCTCGGAGCGACAGATCAGCATTCGCAGGTACAACTTTACATGGAAGGCCCGTTCGACAAGACGGTGACCTTTATCGCGCCGCGCGATTATGGGCTGAAAGTGCCGATCCCCGCCTTCGCGCAGTTGCCGGAACTCGCTTATTTAACAGGTCGCGGGATGGATGAACTGCTCCGCTGTGAACACCAGGCAACCGCGCAGGCGCTGACGCGTAATCATCGGCCAAATTGCACGATCTGGCTGACGGAGGTCAGCCCGCGCACGGTTGGTGCGCTGTTTTATTTGTTTGAGGTGCAAACACTCTTTGCCGGTGCGCTCTTCAACGTCAACCCGCTCGATCAGCCAGGCGTTGAGCTTGGCAAGCAATTGACCAAAAAATTACTGCTGCATGGGGGCGCTGATACCGCTGCCGGGAGTTCTGCCTGAAGCAGACTTTACCCTTGTTTTTAACAATCATTTGTGTTATCTACAGGCGCTGTCTCAAAACACACGTCCGTTGATCCGTGTATGGGTGCCTAACCGTCGGTCGGGTCATGCTGGAGCAGATGCGGGCGGAGGAAACTAAACCCCTGAAGGAGAAAAAGAAGAATGGCTGCACAAATCGCAATGAAGCAACTCCTGGAGGCCGGTGTTCACTTCGGTCACCAAACAAAGCGCTGGAATCCGAAGATGAAACCGTATATTTTCGGTGCGCGCAACGGTATTTACATTATTGATTTGCAAAAGACGGTTCGTTATTTCAAAAATGCCTACACCTTTCTCAGTGATGTTACAAAGAACGGTGATAAGGTTCTTTTTGTCGGTACCAAGAAACAGGCGCAGGATGCGATCGTTGAAGAGGCCGGCCGTGCCGATCAATACTACGTCAACAACCGCTGGCTTGGTGGTATGTTGACCAACTTTTCGACGATCAAGGCCAGTATTGACCGGCTTAAAAAAATTGAGTTGATGTCAACCGATGGTACCTATGATTTGATTACCAAGAAAGAAGCGTTGCAGCTTGAGCGCGAACGCATCAAACTGGAGAAAAACCTTGGTGGTATCAAGCATATGACCAAGTTGCCCGGTGCAATCTTTATTATCGATCCGAAACGTGAAACGATTGCCGTCAAGGAAGCTGTCAAACTTGGTATTCCGGTTGTTGCCGTGGTTGACACCAACTGTGATCCCGACGGTATCGACTATATCATCCCCGGTAATGATGACGCGATCCGTGCAATCCGTCTCTTTGCCGCCAAGATGGCGGATGCCTGTGAAGAAGGTGTCCAGGCGCGTGAGATTGCTCTGCGGACCGATGCCGAAGGGGCCGATGTCAAAGAGGCGACCCCGGTTGCGAAGGCGACCCCGGCTGAAGAAAAAACAACCCCGGTTGCAGACGTCGCTCCGGTTGCGGAAACAGCTGAAACATCGGTTGCAACTGAAGCCTGATTTTGTTGTTTTGGTTAAATTATAAAAGGCGACCGGCATTCGGTCGCCTTTTTTCCGAACCAACAATTGCTTCCACGAATGGGACAATTTAAATAAGGAAACTTTTATTACACCGTCGCACGGCGGTGTCAGGAGGACATTGTGGCACAGATTACAGCAAAACTGGTCGCTGAATTGCGCGCCAAGACGGGCGCGGGAATGATGGATTGCAAAAAAGCTCTGAATGAAACCGATGGTGACTTGCAGGAAGCTAT containing:
- a CDS encoding glucose-6-phosphate isomerase, translated to MLELDYDNMLATAVGEEYGIAPTELAALMPRCARIHADLMARHAAGELPFYDLPTDQAMLTTVQKLADELRGRFENVVVLGIGGSALGTTAAFRALGALHHNLLSRKKRGGAPRLFVQDNVDPAGFGATLELLEPHETLFLVISKSGATVETGSQFAIARHWVEEHQGDAWQDHFVLITDPEQGALRRLANDSGMRSCAIPSGVGGRFTVFTPVALLPLALAGVDIAALLAGAAEFMTQAMDADLLANPAYLNGALQYLAYQKGLRISVMMPYSDRLRDVADWYRQLWAESLGKRQSLTGEEVFVGPTPIKALGATDQHSQVQLYMEGPFDKTVTFIAPRDYGLKVPIPAFAQLPELAYLTGRGMDELLRCEHQATAQALTRNHRPNCTIWLTEVSPRTVGALFYLFEVQTLFAGALFNVNPLDQPGVELGKQLTKKLLLHGGADTAAGSSA
- a CDS encoding rRNA pseudouridine synthase; this translates as MQQRLQKLLAQTGLASRREAEKWIESGRVMLNGAVASIGMSADPAVDEIVVDGRPLPRAEQHRYLMLNKPVGYVTTMSDPEGRQTVRELVTALPERLYPVGRLDLTTEGLLLLTNDGDFAQQLAHPRHQIDKTYLVRVRGKVDYAMLRQLEVGVMLEDGMTAPARIGGVRSTGSHGWFNLTLREGRNRQVRRMCEAVGFPVSRLKRTNYAFLTLGDLAEGQWRELTRDEVARLKKLAYRA
- a CDS encoding site-2 protease family protein — protein: MEQIFVKISIMLVPALLAVTVHEVMHGFVADKLGDPTARLLGRLTLNPIKHLDPIGTAALLFFGFGWARPVPVNFANLRRTKHDMVWVALAGPLSNLALALACALVLRGLALLVSATAIMETVIGASIEPLALMAAFGLYINLILAVFNLIPLPPLDGGRVMVGLLPPQQAAALARVEPFGFVIILFLIFFTKGWELVLSPIISFLVTLFAGPQAYVVHQAMSFLFAQG
- a CDS encoding response regulator; translation: MPGLLIADEDVLSRKRMADLFIKAGYQVSVPNSAAGALYGILKKTAQVVLLSPRFDELLATELIPILKKCNRNLTIILVASELPLALIRKARSEGIFYHALKPIRPGDEEELRQAVKCAFEKVTHDSADV
- the scpB gene encoding SMC-Scp complex subunit ScpB, which produces MTTPDLKMIVEALVFAADVPLKVDRLISLLEVERAALTTILGELQADYQKSEHAFELLEVGGGYQFRTRPELAEYVQRLDPGRAFRLSRAALESLAIVAYRQPITRAEVDYLRGVDSGRVVKTLLEKRLIRILGKKEVPGRPLIYGTSRDFLEFFGLKDLSDLPSLKEFSELTPDQLAGGRQQELAVQDPAELSLTSVTDLSD
- a CDS encoding segregation/condensation protein A, which codes for MAGYEVKLDQFEGPLDLLLHLIRKHEMDICNIQMVEITKQYLAYIASFKELNLDLAGEFLLMAATLLHIKSKLLLPVSDDAEDEEGEEDDPRAELVRRLLEYQKYKDAANTLNERPLLDRDVFTRSLPSFAASETESEELVPVGLFELVAAMQELLSRSGAPLAHEIDVERLSVAESINLIMERLEGRESVSFAELFTGKPRRQDVVVNFLATLELVKLRLLRIMQNTRCGTLWLFGISGEDDGGSTTEDGLDYA
- the rpsB gene encoding 30S ribosomal protein S2, which codes for MAAQIAMKQLLEAGVHFGHQTKRWNPKMKPYIFGARNGIYIIDLQKTVRYFKNAYTFLSDVTKNGDKVLFVGTKKQAQDAIVEEAGRADQYYVNNRWLGGMLTNFSTIKASIDRLKKIELMSTDGTYDLITKKEALQLERERIKLEKNLGGIKHMTKLPGAIFIIDPKRETIAVKEAVKLGIPVVAVVDTNCDPDGIDYIIPGNDDAIRAIRLFAAKMADACEEGVQAREIALRTDAEGADVKEATPVAKATPAEEKTTPVADVAPVAETAETSVATEA
- a CDS encoding sigma-54 dependent transcriptional regulator, with amino-acid sequence MNGEIDTILVADDDAVIRKGLIRILSAQGYEVEAVSNGRAALDRLQQKQFRLLVTDLKMPGMSGLDVLKAIRNCQPELPVVLITGYAAIENAVEAIKNGATDYLAKPFTNEELIDKIKNAIESRAVLIDDICLRREMTETGGFDRLIGNSRQMKRLYQRILQVAPTDSTVLISGESGTGKELVARAIHTHSPRRSHPFVAIDCTSLAESLLESELFGHVKGSFTGATQTKRGLFEVAEGGTLLLDEIGNISLTTQAKLLRVLQERVITPLGGTELVAIDIRLVAATNANLRAMVKQGTFREDLFFRLNIIPIELPALREHRADLMLLASHFLRRFAEENGKEIRGFSPDVCKRLEQYDFPGNVRELENIIERAVVLTQSDLIQCQDLEIPEDNDNRVVVATDVSGTVPLDANELKERKQLLREQAVLPLERAFLLNAMDRNDWNITKAAEEVGMLRTNFQAMLKKQGISINARVVR
- a CDS encoding HAMP domain-containing protein, which gives rise to MKVARLLDMALFKTLRQSIISKFTFRTGVVLLITISIFAFFNLKTLSKIFLNDAKDDIETISEIILHTTHFQMLEDNRQRVYEIMTEVCSHEKIERIRLIGNDGLIHFSTTEQEIGNPIYTTNTYHDDDIDIYSDEFLFHNDSRKIFETDSGVKILSVTTKIENKPTCYTASCHVHQADTTTLGFLEIQGSLAKTGVQESAYRNSIATFGVALLMLVIVCLSWMTQSMVVSPVHNLLLHARKVSNMELDSHISLQSNDEIGELADAFNDMTANLKQSRDEYSELTETLEAKVLERTKEIAKVSDQLVQSEKLASLGQLVAGIAHEINNPLTGILMFANIFSADPRLDAMQRDDALTIVHETKRCADIVKRLLDFSRTSIPEKQPRSLVHIMEQTVSLVKHHAEVNNILIERDYSADLPEIDVDPNQVEQVFINLLVNSCHAMPQGGCLKIAICTDLKRDRLITTIADTGHGIPEENLGRIFDPFFTTKNQELNGVAGTGLGLSVSYGIIQNHGGQVAVESVVDQGTVFTIELPIHTIAHADEQFFLDNEESLEQVFPHSSDIGNNPATLSTV